The genomic window tcatcaaaaacagattaaaaacctatctacattaccaaatacctcaggaacaagcggggtttgtaaagggtaaaggtacaagggaacaaatcctgaacctgagacaacttattgaaaagtctagagaatttcaagtacctatgattatatgcttcgttgattACCAAAAGGCATTtaattgtgtaagctggataaatatgtggtcaattttaatagaaatgggcgcaccaatgcacctgatGGAACTtgttaaaaatctgtaccagtctaatatagcgacagtacgactagatcagaaatTCTCAAACCAATtaaagaccgagagaggtgttagacaaggatgcgtgttgtcacctgacttatttaacatttatggagaacatgtcatgaggatggttttagaaggatgggccggcggagtaacagtagctggtaggaaaatctccaatttaagatttgctgataacactacacttatagcagcaaatgagcaagaaatgtttgatcttctgcgaagagttgagtacgaaagcaatgaagttggtctgaaaatcaataaagctaagacaaaaataatggtggtcggcagatttgacactattcaactgactaacatgttaaagaaataccagatagtaaacacctttgtctatctcgggtttagtataactaacgatggtaactgtgaagcagaagttcagAGACGTAATGGTATGGCAAAAAAtacgatgagtcgcctaactaaagtttggaaagacagatctatctctcaaactatcaagatgagactggtgaatgcccttgtattctcaatatttctatacggagcagagacttggattcttcgcgcatgcgagcgccaaaaaattaatgcctttgagatgtggtgctggagaagaatgctgcgcataccttggacagctcataggacaaacgtttccattctaaaccaaattaaaaaaaggctgtccacaatatgtctgcaacgaattctgcaattctttggtcacgtggttcgcagaggtgacgacaatTTAgggagattaattgtttctggaaacgttccggggagaagatcaagaggacgaccaccaactagatggtctgaccaaataaagcattcagctggaaactcattctgcgaagctcttagagcagctgaagatagagaccaatggagaaacattgttgggaatattggaagaaatcatgGTCCGTAAAGTTGGCTTGTCCacttttatataacaataaaattttcatgccataatttagtgctcatttagtgctaattttgtaccgcagtcccgaattttgtgctctttatttatttaaaaaagcaggtggacaagccagcttaacgttaagctggcttgtccactcttagtacacaatgaaaaaataaaattattcatattcTAAATGGgctataatttagtgctcatttagtgctaattttgtaccctaaacattataatgaaatatttgtttaaacaatttgttataaacaaaattttaaaaaattaaaaaatcgaaaaattttttatgCTAGAATTTAGTGCTTATTTAGTGCTAACAAAATATCCATATCCTaaattttgtgctctttatttatttaaaaaagcaggtggacaagccagcttaacgttaagctggcttgtccactcttagtacacaatgaaaaaataaaattattcagattctaaataggctgtaatttagtgctcatttagtgctaattttgtaccataaacattataatgaaatatttgtttaaacaatttgttataaacaaaattttaaaaaattaaaaaatcgaaaatttttttatgttagaacttagtgctcatttagtgctaacaaaatatccatatcctgaattttgtgctctttatttattaaaaaaatcaggtGGGCAAGCTAGCTTTACGTTCAGCTGGCTTGTCCACTCTTAGTAcagaatgaaaaaataaaattattcagattctaaataggctataatttagtgctcatttagtgctaagtctgtaccataaacattataataaaatatttgtttaaacaatttgttataaacaaaacttttaagaattaaaaaatcgaaaatttttgtataccataaattagtgctcatttagtgctaacagaatatccatatcctgaattttgtgctctttatttatttaaaaaatcaggtGGACAAGctagcttaacgttaagctgactTGTCCactcttaaaaattaaaatattgaaaattttgtTATGCAGGAATTTAGTGCTCATTTGGTGCTAACAAAATATCCATATCccgaattttgtgctctttatttaaaaaatcaggtGGAAAAActagcttaacgttaagctggcttgtccactcttagtacacaatgaaaaaataaaattattcagattctaaatgggctataatttagtgctcatttagtgctaattttgtaccctaaacattataatgaaatatttgtttaaacaatttgttataaacaaaattttaaaaaattaaaaaatcgaaaaattttttatgCTAGAATTTAGTGCTTATTTAGTGCTAACAAAATATCCATATCctgaattttgtgctctttatttatttaaaaaagcaggtggacaagccagcttaacgttaagctggcttgtccactcttagtacacaatgaaaaaataaaattattcagattctaaataggctgtaatttagtgctcatttagtgctaattttgtaccataaacattataatgaaatatttgtttaaacaatttgttataaacaaaattttaaaaaattaaaaaatcgaaaatttttttatgctagaacttagtgctcatttagtgctaacaaaatatccatatcctgaattttgtgctctttatttattaaaaaaatcaggtGGGCAAGCTAGGCTTTACGTTCAGCTGGCTTGTCCACTCTTAGTAcagaatgaaaaaataaaattattcagattctaaataggctataatttagtgctcatttagtgctaagtttgtaccataaacattataataaaatatttgtttaaacaatttgttataaacaaaacttttaagaattaaaaaatcgaaaatttttgtataccataacttagtgctcatttagtgctaacagaatatccatatcctgaattttgtgctctttatttatttaaaaaatcaggtGGACAAGctagcttaacgttaagctgactTGTCCactcttaaaaattaaaatattgaaaattttgtTATGCAGGAATTTAGTGCTCATTTGGTGCTAACAAAATATCCATATCccgaattttgtgctctttatttatttaaaaaatcaggtGGAAAAActagcttaacgttaagctggcttgtccactcttagtacacaatgaaaaaataaaattattcagattctaaATGGGCTATaatttagtgctaattttgtaccctaaacattataatgaaatatttgtttaaacaatttgttataaacaaaattttaaaaaattaaaaaatcgaaaaattttttatgATAGAATTTAGTGCTTATTTAGTGCTAACAAAATATCCATATCCTGAATTTTGcgctctttatttatttaaaaaagcaggtggacaagccagcttaacgttaagctggcttgtccactcttagtacacaatgaaaaaataaaattattcagattctaaataggctgtaatttagtgctcatttagtgctaattttgtaccataaacattataatgaaatatttgtttaaacaatttgttataaacaaaattttaaaaaattaaaaaatcgaaaatttttttatgctagaacttagtgctcatttagtgctaacaaaatatccatatcctgaattttgtgctctttatttattaaaaaaatcaggtGGGCAAGCTAGGCTTTACGTTCAGCTGGCTTGTCCACTCTTAGTAcagaatgaaaaaataaaattattcagattctaaataggctataatttagtgctcatttagtgctaagtttgtaccataaacattataataaaatatttgtttaaacaatttgttataaacaaaacttttaagaattaaaaaatcgaaaatttttgtataccataaattagtgctcatttagtgctaacagaatatccatatcctgaattttgtgctctttatttatttaaaaaatcaggtGGACAAGctagcttaacgttaagctgactTGTCCactcttaaaaattaaaatattgaaaattttgtTATGCAGGAATTTAGTGCTCATTTGGTGCTAACAAAATATCCATATCccgaattttgtgctctttatttatttaaaaaatcaggtGGAAAAACTAGCTTAACGTTAATCTGGCTTGTCTACTCTTAGTATAAACAATGAAAACataaaattattcagattctaaGTAGGCTATAATTTAGTGCTCAGATAGTTATAAACATTATAATaacatatttgtttaaacaatttgtttgttataaataaaatttttaaaaatttgaaaatagtaaaataaattcttttttaataatttgttataaacaaaactttaaaaatgtataaaaatgtaaatattgttATTCTGCAACTACAGTAAAACCCAGATATATATTATTTTCGGTCCTTTACTGTAATAATAACTAATAACTTACTTTTTGCTAACAAAATATATATTCCTTGAATGTTGTgtcctttgtttattttaatcgAGCCTAAATCATATTAtgtgatataaaaaaatattttaataatttatatactgtaatGTATTATAAATAGTTTATTCCGTTTAAGATAATTTGACCTTAGGAGCCAGGATATCACATCTTTAAAGATGGCACGTCATAAACCCTTTTGTATTGAAAGGGACTTTTATGCGTGAAATATACCTCCAATCTCCAATAGTGTTTTCTCATGCTGACAGAGACATGCTTTTCTCATGTTAACATGATTCAAGTGGTACGTTTTAAATGATTAAAATcaacaaaagtattttatttttcacgtgtacacataaattaaagaaaatccatatacttaaaataatttctttACAGGTCCAATTATCTTAATTCAATTAACCAGGATATCACATCTTTAAAGATGGCACGTCATAAACCCTTTTGTATTGAAAGGGACTTTTATGCGTGAAACATACCTCCAATAGTGTTTTCTCATGCTGACAGAGAAGTGCTTTTCTCATGTTAACAGCTGACAGAGATTGTAGCAGAAGAGGATGCTTAGGACAATCAGAAGTGCAATATGATTCAAGTGGTACGTTTTAAATGATTAAAATcaacaaaagtattttatttttcacgtgtacacataaattaaagaaaatccatatatttaaaataatttatttacaggTCCAATTATCTTAATTCAATTAACGGGCATCAGGACATTAACTCATCTGGATAACATCCCGATAAAATTTCCCGATGTACTTGGGACCTCTGATTATTATTTACTGGTAGGAGTAATCCGTTACATTCACAATGACCTTACGTCGACTAATGGATTAGGAAAACTGCCCATGGGACACTACACAACAATCTGTCACAGAAATAATCTGTGGACCGAGTTTAATGATCTCAATGCAGGAACACAAAGAACTCTAACCAAAGATGTGGACAAAAAAGTCAACATAGAATTTCTAATATACATTAAAGTTGAAAAAACGtataaataaaatcaattaaaaCTGTATCACCATGCCTTTATATTTAGACTGTAATTCTTTTCTACATTACTAAAGAGCACCAAATTTGATCTCACGATGTCTTATTTAGTTATTTGCACACAATTTGCGCTAAATTGGATCactaaaaattttcgtttttattactgtttaaaattttaatgttttataataatctttatggtacaaaattagcaccaaatgagcactaaattattgcataaaaattttttcgatatttttatttttaaaagttttgtttataacaaattgtttaaacaaatattttattataatgtttatggtacaaaattagcactaaatgagcactaaattatagcctatttagaatctgaataattttattttttcattgtgtactaagagtggacaagccagcttaacgttaagctggcttgtccacctgcttttttaactaaataaagagcacaaaattcagGATACGGATATTTTGTTAGCACTAAATGTGCACTAAATTCTagcataaaaaaattttctattttttaatttttttaaattttgtttataacaaattgtttaaacaaatatttcattataatgtttatggtacaaaattagcactaaatgagcactaaattatagcctatttagaatctgaataattttattttttcattgtgtactaagagtggacaagccagcttaacgttaagctggcttgtccacctgcttttttaaataaataaagagcacaaaattcgggactgcggtacaaaattagcactaaatgagcactaaattatggcatgaaaattttattgttatataaaagtGGACAAGCCAACTTTACGGACctaagaaatcacgatcctcagtaatggggaaacgacaagagaaaGAGATTCACAGCATAAACTAGTAGGGTTAATCATTTTGGAGTATACATTATTTATTGCATTCAATAGACTTGTTGTATGTTGATAGTTTTTGGAAATTGTTGAGCTTGATTCTGCTATAAAATACAGAAACATatagggtagaaaagccatatccatgatgaacggcattctgtgggaccaaacaatatctaaagcgaacaaacagctcatacaCAATACCATATTTAAAAGTGTAATCACATATgacagtgaagtttggccactgaaagaaagaacagagaaaatgttactagtaacagaaatggacttctggagaagagcagcaggcgaATTAAGAAGAGATcagataccaaatgagagaatacgagaaatatGATGACATAATAAATACGTCACGTGTGTTGATTTAAATCCATTTGCATTAATACGCTATCTTTTTAGCTAGTTTTGGACCTTGCTCAGACCAGTTTGCGTTTGCAGGTTCCTAGAGGCTGATGTTGCATCAGTGTGGAACGCGAAAATGACTGTATAATCAGCAAATGTCGTAACAGTCAGTCGTGTtgattagagatgcatcaagtcaaactagtttgattttactcaacaaacttgacttgacttgaaaatcaaactttttgtataaaatagtttgacttgacttgatttcgatatctttaggtttgacttgaattcaaacatcttcaaacagtttgaaaagtttgaatattacgcaacgtgtttattttcaattttaaatgagaccacCTACGCTTTTATTTGTTTACAAGCGGATCAATGGGGAGTGGGTGGAGGGGTAGGGgaaattcccccccccccccaacaaggtccaaaaaattttttttgacaaatttcaataaacatagaaatgtattggctgatacgatatttaaaccgcagacagacagataaaacccaataaacgcgccaCTTAGGATAATTATTATTAAGAAAgtttaatgcatatttatacattaattttttttaaatttaaacccaacatttgtagcctgtatccgaaaaaaatttaaattgtagatatataaccatatagacctggatcccgcgtaccaaaaaaaagttgattaatagcaagctgaaaattcgttaatagcttaacggtgtctagtcagacaaactttgatgtgtgggaacactggaacagcagaagttttaattgtggaaaaggttaaaaatttggaagatcagactacgtaaacgttccatgtattttgtcggacagaacttccaattgatttgttaccatttcattaaactctcatgcaaaaatcagactggtgtttatcaccaactgggcattttaatgagtggaacacgaagaacatgtcaaatgacaggaaacatgttggttagtaatagcagtctgattttagtttaatgaaagggtaacaaatcaattggatgttctgaccgacaaaatacatgggacgttttcgtaatctgacgtttcaaatttttaaactgttccacaattaaaacttcctctgttccagtgttcccgtacatcaaagtttgctattaacaaattttcaccttgctattaatcaactttttttttggtacgcgggatccaggtctaataaccctatggttagttttgaattttgaaagaaataccaacgaatatacagcaAAATACCGACCAGAGCAATACCGAGAACATCGACCACTGTTCTCTCATTATCTGGCAATActaacttttgtattgtggtCAGAGTTGCCAACCCCAGCACAGAGCAAAACTGTAGAGATACTTGAAAAAAACTGTAGAAAACTGTAAATATCAAATTAAAAAACAGTAACTCTACATCTCTATCTTCTATGACACTTGACagcccaaaaaagaagaagaaatgacagatgacaggAAATTTtgttatatgtcaaaaaaaagcTGGTGAAAACAGCAAATACATCTAAATTTTTGACACTTGACagcccaaaaagaagaagaaatgacagatgacagctTATTTtgttatatgtcaaaataaaggtgGCGAAAACAACAAAAactattttagttttatttaaaaaatataagacaTAGTTTATAGGAACATAAAACAACATAACTGAAACTTctaaaaaagataataaaaaaaactttattctaGTCTAGATCAAAATATATCTTCTCTAGGAGAAAACATGAGAAACAAGTTTTATTTAACCAATACAGTTC from Diabrotica virgifera virgifera chromosome 5, PGI_DIABVI_V3a includes these protein-coding regions:
- the LOC126884777 gene encoding uncharacterized protein LOC126884777 gives rise to the protein MLTADRDCSRRGCLGQSEVQYDSSGPIILIQLTGIRTLTHLDNIPIKFPDVLGTSDYYLLVGVIRYIHNDLTSTNGLGKLPMGHYTTICHRNNLWTEFNDLNAGTQRTLTKDVDKKVNIEFLIYIKVEKTYK